The following nucleotide sequence is from candidate division WOR-3 bacterium.
GAGCCGTGTCGGATGTTCCCGCTTATGACGTTGAACTGTCGGGAAACCATGTTTTTGTCGCTTCTGATATTGACGGATTGAATATCTACGATAAAAAAGGGGACCTCGTGGCGTTCTGCCGGGAATCTTCTCCGGCAGAAAAAGTTTCCGTTGACGGCGACATTATTTTTGTAAGTCACGCGAAAAAAATCCCCACCGGGTACTTGTGGATAATTAAAGCGGAAGGTCTGTGAAGTGAAAAATACATTTTATATTACAGCGCTTTTTTCGGCTGTTGTTTCGGTTATTATCGGGTGTGCTTCAAGAAGTGCAATTTCTGGGCAGGAAGAGCGGACGTTGCTCGTTCAGGATTTGGTTTATTTCCAAGAACCTCCCGATTCCGTATGGAGAGGAATAGTTGTTCTCAAAACCCCGTACGGAGATATGTCCGGAGATTTTGCGGTTTTGCACAACGATTCGCTTTGGACTATAAACGTCGCGGGTCCTTTCGGAGTTTCTCTATTTCAGGCGAGAAAATCCTATGATTCCCTCGAAGTCAAATGGAAGGACGAAAGCGGTGTTTGGAGGGAATACAGGAGCTGGACCGAAAATGACATTGCCCCGCTCGTTCCTTTCGGAGAACTTTTTTTCTCTCTTTGCGTGGGCCGGGCCGAGGGAGAAATCGTAGAAAGCAGGGAAAAAAGCGTTTTTTTGATCTTTGAAGAAATACTATATGCCGTACTGGTTGAAGAAGAAACGAGAGCGCTGGCGGTAATTGAAATTGAAGGCGAAGAATATTCGTTTCTTTGGAAGACCGACGGAAATGAGACGATAAAAGAAACCGCCGTCAGAAGCAGTTCTTTCGAGGCGGTTTTCTATTTCAGATAAATGTTAAAATCTGTACAGGGATTTTACTTCTTCTTCACCGATGATTTTTTCGAGAGCCTTGAAAACCTCGGAATCCCAGAATCCTTTGTCGACTTCTTCTTTTATGGTTCCGAGGGTTTGTTCAAGCGTCATCGCTTTTCTGTAGGGTCTGTTTGTCGAAAGAGAGTCAAACACATCGGAAACCGATATTATTCTCACAGGGAAAGGAATGTCGTCGCCTTTTAAAGCATCGGGATAACCTGTACCGTTGAGTTTTTCGTGATGTGATCTGATTATTGAACGAAAATTGACGGTCGATTTCAAAGGCTTGAGTATCTCCTCTCCTATCACCGGATGAGTTTCAATAATTTTACGCTCATTCTGATTGAAAGTGCCTGGTTTCTGCAAAATACTCTCCGGAATGCCTATTTTTCCTATGTCGTGCAGAAGACCGGCCTCTTCCATTTCGCTTTTAGTCGCCGGTGTCAGGTTGAAATGTCCGGCAATTATTTGCGCCAGGAAAGAGACTCTCTCGTTGTGACCCTGAGTGTAAGAGTCTCTGGCGTCGATTGCTTTGGCCAGAGAGGCGATAACCATAGATACGTCTTCGAGTTTGTCGAGCAGATGCTTTAATTTCAGGAACGATTTTATCCGCACTTTGAGTTCGAGGGGGTTG
It contains:
- a CDS encoding response regulator, which gives rise to MPVNTSILLVDDNELILNTIKMSLGGEDYIFLTAFNGKEAYEKALKEKPALIITDVTMPEMDGIELCRKIKTTFETRLIPVIVITAYDALVDRLKAIKAGADEFLSKPFNPLELKVRIKSFLKLKHLLDKLEDVSMVIASLAKAIDARDSYTQGHNERVSFLAQIIAGHFNLTPATKSEMEEAGLLHDIGKIGIPESILQKPGTFNQNERKIIETHPVIGEEILKPLKSTVNFRSIIRSHHEKLNGTGYPDALKGDDIPFPVRIISVSDVFDSLSTNRPYRKAMTLEQTLGTIKEEVDKGFWDSEVFKALEKIIGEEEVKSLYRF